Proteins co-encoded in one Pseudarthrobacter chlorophenolicus A6 genomic window:
- a CDS encoding RNA degradosome polyphosphate kinase yields MNPEPSGTATSQDAATPVRARFGSSEVPASRATQDRIDIPEFAPNLQPEGDISPDRFLDRELSWLSFNSRVLELAEDPTLHLLERVNFLSIFASNLDEFFMVRVAGLKRRIATGLAVPSPAGLSPVEVLEQISAEAHRLQQRHAQVYAEQIRPALAYEHIHLMHWDELDDAAQQQLSVMFAEKVFPILTPLAVDPAHPFPYISGLSLNLAVVVRNPVSDKELFARVKVPDQLPRLISIDGPRAGAVAGRVARFIALEDVIAVHLDKLFPGMEVLEHHTFRVTRNEDVEVEEDDAENLLQALEKELLRRRFGPPVRLELTNDINPNIRALLIRELGVEESEVYSVPAPLDLRGLAVIGGIDRADLHYPKHVPHTSRYLNESETSKAANVFAAMRRRDILLHHPYDSFSTSVQAFLEQAAADPKVQAIKQTLYRTSGDSPIVDALIDAAEAGKQVLALVEIKARFDEQANISWARKLEQAGVHVVYGIVGLKTHCKLSLVVRQEVDGLRRYCHIGTGNYHPRTARYYEDLGLLTSNEQVGQDLSKLFNQLSGYAPKSTFKRLLVAPRSVRSGLIDRIETEIRNARAGKPGRVQIKVNSMVDEAIIDSLYRASQAGVKVDVVVRGICSLRPGVPGLSENITVRSILGRFLEHSRVFAFANGGDPVVYIGSADMMHRNLDRRVEALVQLASADDITYVLDLLQRYLAPETSSWHLDNDGHWIRHHLGEDGKPLEDVQSWLLASRPRQRSLSRR; encoded by the coding sequence ATGAACCCGGAACCGTCCGGAACAGCCACGTCCCAGGATGCTGCAACCCCGGTCCGTGCACGCTTCGGCTCCTCCGAGGTTCCGGCCTCCCGGGCCACGCAGGACCGCATCGACATCCCTGAGTTCGCGCCCAACCTGCAGCCCGAGGGGGACATCAGCCCGGACCGTTTCCTGGACCGCGAGCTGAGCTGGCTCAGCTTCAACTCCCGGGTGCTGGAACTGGCTGAGGACCCCACCCTGCACCTGCTGGAACGGGTGAACTTCCTCTCCATCTTTGCCTCCAACCTCGATGAGTTCTTCATGGTCCGGGTGGCCGGCCTGAAGCGCCGTATCGCCACCGGACTGGCTGTGCCCTCCCCGGCCGGCCTGAGCCCGGTGGAAGTACTGGAACAGATCAGCGCCGAAGCACACAGGCTGCAGCAGCGGCACGCCCAGGTCTACGCCGAGCAGATCCGACCTGCCCTGGCATATGAGCACATCCACCTCATGCACTGGGACGAACTCGACGACGCCGCCCAGCAGCAGCTGAGCGTCATGTTCGCCGAAAAGGTGTTCCCCATCCTCACGCCCCTCGCGGTGGACCCGGCGCACCCCTTCCCGTACATTTCCGGGCTGTCCCTCAACCTGGCCGTGGTGGTCCGGAACCCGGTGAGCGACAAGGAACTGTTCGCCCGCGTCAAGGTGCCGGACCAGCTGCCGCGCCTGATCTCCATCGACGGCCCGCGTGCAGGTGCCGTGGCCGGACGCGTGGCACGTTTCATCGCCCTCGAAGACGTCATCGCCGTCCACCTGGACAAGCTCTTCCCCGGCATGGAAGTCCTGGAGCACCACACCTTCCGCGTTACCCGCAACGAAGACGTGGAGGTTGAAGAGGACGACGCCGAGAACCTCCTCCAGGCCCTGGAGAAGGAACTCCTGCGCCGCCGGTTCGGCCCGCCGGTCCGGCTGGAACTCACCAACGACATCAACCCCAACATCCGGGCGCTGCTGATCCGCGAACTCGGCGTGGAGGAGTCCGAGGTCTACTCGGTGCCCGCTCCGCTCGATCTCCGCGGCCTCGCCGTCATTGGCGGCATCGACCGCGCCGACCTGCACTACCCCAAGCACGTACCGCACACCTCCCGGTACCTGAACGAGTCCGAGACGTCCAAGGCCGCCAACGTTTTTGCCGCCATGCGCCGCCGGGACATCCTCCTGCACCACCCGTACGATTCGTTCTCCACCTCCGTGCAGGCCTTCCTGGAGCAGGCCGCGGCGGATCCCAAGGTGCAGGCCATCAAGCAGACGCTGTACCGCACCTCCGGCGACTCCCCCATCGTCGATGCGCTCATCGACGCCGCGGAGGCTGGCAAACAGGTCCTGGCCCTGGTGGAAATCAAGGCCCGGTTCGATGAACAGGCCAACATCTCCTGGGCCCGCAAGCTGGAACAGGCCGGCGTCCACGTGGTGTACGGCATCGTGGGCCTGAAGACGCACTGCAAGCTGTCCCTGGTGGTCCGCCAGGAAGTGGATGGCCTGCGCCGCTACTGCCACATCGGCACCGGCAACTACCACCCCCGCACCGCACGGTACTACGAGGACCTTGGCCTCCTGACGTCCAACGAGCAGGTGGGCCAGGACCTGTCCAAGCTGTTCAACCAGCTCTCCGGCTACGCCCCCAAGTCGACGTTCAAGCGGCTCCTGGTGGCTCCCCGCTCCGTCCGCTCCGGGCTGATCGACAGGATCGAAACCGAGATCCGCAACGCCCGGGCAGGCAAGCCGGGACGCGTGCAGATCAAGGTCAACTCCATGGTCGACGAAGCCATCATCGACTCCCTCTACCGCGCGTCCCAGGCAGGCGTGAAGGTGGACGTGGTGGTGCGCGGAATCTGCTCGCTGCGCCCCGGCGTTCCGGGCCTGAGCGAGAACATCACCGTCCGGTCCATCCTGGGCCGGTTCCTGGAGCACTCCCGCGTGTTTGCCTTCGCCAACGGCGGGGACCCCGTGGTCTACATCGGCTCGGCCGACATGATGCACCGCAACCTCGACCGCCGGGTGGAGGCCCTGGTGCAGCTTGCCAGCGCCGATGACATCACCTACGTCCTCGACCTGCTGCAGCGCTACCTGGCACCGGAAACCTCCAGCTGGCACCTGGACAACGACGGCCACTGGATCCGCCACCACCTCGGGGAAGACGGCAAGCCGCTTGAGGACGTCCAGTCCTGGCTGCTCGCCTCGCGCCCCCGGCAGCGCAGCCTGAGCCGGCGTTAG
- a CDS encoding NUDIX hydrolase, translating into MSSDALVEDQTDHPGEPVAVTAAGAIPWRATREGLEVLLIHRPRYDDWSWPKGKIDDGETVPECAVREVREEIGLDAPLGIPLPPIHYHVASGLKVVYYWAVKVNGARLVPDGKEVDSVMWCSPDRAAALLSNPSDTVPLQHLREAHARGGLDTWPLVVVRHAKAKPRSSWTKAEGERPLAATGIRQAQAVGRLLQAWKPPRVVTSPWLRCVATVAPYAKASGAKVKIAEALTEHRHERSPRKTADIIESLFDKQRPVAVCTHRPALPTVLAQLAKHMPARLGSLLPSADPYLSPGELVVCHVAHAKGNNVVAVERFKPFDD; encoded by the coding sequence TTGTCGAGCGATGCACTCGTAGAAGACCAGACAGACCATCCCGGGGAACCAGTAGCGGTCACCGCTGCCGGAGCCATCCCCTGGCGGGCCACCCGGGAAGGCCTCGAAGTCCTCCTGATCCACCGCCCCCGCTATGACGACTGGTCATGGCCAAAAGGCAAGATCGACGACGGCGAGACGGTACCCGAGTGCGCGGTCCGGGAAGTGCGGGAGGAGATCGGGCTTGATGCCCCGCTGGGCATTCCCCTGCCGCCCATCCACTACCACGTGGCTTCGGGGTTGAAGGTGGTCTACTACTGGGCCGTGAAGGTTAACGGCGCACGCCTGGTGCCGGATGGCAAGGAAGTGGATTCCGTGATGTGGTGCAGCCCGGACAGGGCGGCCGCGCTGCTCTCCAATCCTTCGGATACCGTGCCTCTGCAGCATCTGCGGGAGGCACATGCCCGCGGCGGGCTGGACACCTGGCCGCTGGTGGTTGTCCGCCATGCCAAGGCAAAGCCGCGTTCATCCTGGACCAAGGCCGAAGGTGAACGGCCGCTGGCTGCCACGGGTATCCGGCAGGCGCAGGCCGTCGGAAGGCTGCTGCAGGCATGGAAGCCGCCGCGGGTGGTCACCAGCCCGTGGCTCCGCTGCGTAGCCACAGTGGCTCCCTATGCGAAGGCCAGCGGCGCGAAGGTCAAGATAGCGGAGGCCCTGACGGAACACCGGCATGAGCGCAGCCCCAGAAAAACGGCCGATATCATTGAGTCACTGTTCGACAAGCAGAGGCCCGTGGCAGTCTGCACGCACCGCCCGGCGCTGCCCACAGTCCTCGCCCAGTTGGCCAAGCACATGCCGGCGCGGCTGGGCAGCCTGCTCCCCTCCGCGGACCCGTATTTGTCCCCGGGAGAGCTGGTGGTGTGCCACGTGGCCCATGCCAAGGGGAACAACGTTGTAGCGGTTGAGCGGTTCAAGCCCTTCGACGACTGA
- a CDS encoding GntR family transcriptional regulator: MSAGITVDLRSATPPYEQIRSQISSLVAVGALTAGSRLPTVRSLASDLGIAAGTVARAYKELEAAGVVESRRRGGTFVASVPDGAGHGSPGTVPPEVMAAVERYVQAGRTAGLGDDLLLDLVRGKLGRKRTNGR, translated from the coding sequence GTGAGCGCCGGAATCACAGTGGACCTGCGGTCCGCCACTCCGCCCTACGAGCAGATCCGGTCCCAAATCAGCTCCCTGGTTGCCGTTGGCGCACTGACCGCTGGAAGCAGGCTGCCCACAGTCCGCAGCCTGGCCTCGGATTTGGGCATTGCTGCCGGCACCGTGGCCAGGGCGTACAAGGAGTTGGAGGCGGCCGGAGTTGTGGAATCACGACGCCGGGGCGGCACCTTCGTCGCCTCCGTTCCGGACGGCGCCGGGCACGGCAGCCCGGGTACAGTCCCGCCGGAGGTGATGGCCGCCGTCGAACGCTATGTGCAGGCCGGCCGGACGGCAGGACTCGGCGATGACCTGCTGCTGGACCTGGTCCGAGGAAAGCTGGGACGGAAGCGGACCAATGGTCGGTGA
- a CDS encoding thymidylate synthase has product MSIPTPYEDLLRDVLAQGTHKSDRTGTGTTSVFGRQIRFDLAEGFPLITTKRVHFKSVAVELLWFLRGETNVKWMQDQGVTIWNEWADEDGDLGPVYGVQWRSWPTPDGGHIDQIAELVENLKANPDSRRHIVSAWNVSELNDMALPPCHAFFQFYVADGKLSCQLYQRSADMFLGVPFNIASYALLTYMLAQQVGLEPGEFVWTGGDVHIYENHMDQVLKQLEREPYEYPQLKINRKPASIFDYTLEDFEVVGYKHHPTIKAPIAV; this is encoded by the coding sequence GTGAGCATCCCCACGCCTTATGAAGACCTTCTGCGCGACGTCCTGGCCCAGGGCACGCACAAATCCGACCGTACGGGCACCGGAACCACCAGCGTTTTCGGCCGCCAGATCCGTTTCGACCTGGCCGAAGGCTTCCCGCTCATCACCACCAAGCGGGTCCACTTCAAGTCCGTGGCGGTGGAGCTGTTGTGGTTCCTGCGCGGCGAAACCAACGTGAAGTGGATGCAGGACCAGGGCGTCACCATCTGGAACGAATGGGCTGACGAGGACGGCGACCTCGGCCCGGTTTACGGTGTGCAGTGGCGCAGCTGGCCCACCCCGGACGGCGGCCACATCGACCAGATCGCCGAGCTCGTAGAGAACCTCAAGGCCAACCCGGACTCCCGCCGGCACATCGTCTCTGCCTGGAACGTCTCCGAGCTCAATGACATGGCACTGCCGCCGTGCCACGCGTTCTTCCAGTTCTATGTTGCCGACGGAAAGCTCTCCTGCCAGCTGTACCAGCGTTCGGCGGACATGTTCCTGGGCGTCCCGTTCAACATCGCCTCCTACGCCCTGCTCACGTACATGCTGGCGCAGCAGGTGGGCCTTGAGCCCGGCGAATTTGTCTGGACCGGCGGCGACGTCCACATTTACGAGAACCACATGGACCAGGTCCTCAAGCAGCTCGAACGCGAGCCTTACGAGTACCCGCAGCTGAAGATCAACAGGAAACCCGCCTCGATCTTCGACTACACGCTGGAAGACTTCGAGGTGGTCGGTTACAAGCACCACCCCACCATTAAGGCGCCGATTGCCGTATGA
- a CDS encoding dihydrofolate reductase translates to MSTENSTDPQSFTEELAASITGVGLIWAQTPDGVIGKDGDMPWHLPEDLRHFTRLTTGHPVIMGRKTWLSFPEKYRPLPGRTNIVITRQKSWADTPEAEGAVVVPSLDDALLESQFVDGGDTVWILGGGEIFRQSTELANVAVVTTIDVEADGDTYAPELGTSWEASSSLPPDGWLTGANGTRYRFTKWSRTES, encoded by the coding sequence ATGAGCACCGAGAACTCCACCGATCCCCAATCCTTCACCGAGGAGCTTGCCGCCTCCATCACCGGCGTGGGCCTGATCTGGGCGCAGACCCCGGACGGCGTCATCGGCAAGGACGGCGACATGCCCTGGCACCTGCCCGAGGACCTCAGGCACTTCACCCGGCTGACCACCGGACACCCGGTGATCATGGGCCGCAAAACCTGGCTGTCCTTTCCGGAAAAGTACCGCCCCCTGCCCGGGCGCACCAACATCGTCATCACCCGGCAGAAGAGCTGGGCCGATACGCCCGAGGCGGAAGGCGCCGTAGTGGTCCCCTCACTGGACGACGCACTGCTGGAGTCCCAGTTCGTCGACGGCGGCGACACCGTGTGGATCCTTGGCGGCGGCGAAATTTTCCGCCAGTCGACGGAGCTCGCCAACGTTGCGGTGGTCACCACCATCGACGTGGAGGCCGACGGCGATACGTACGCTCCGGAGCTCGGCACGAGTTGGGAGGCCAGCTCCTCCCTCCCCCCGGACGGCTGGCTGACAGGCGCCAATGGCACGCGCTACCGATTCACCAAATGGTCACGGACCGAAAGCTAG
- a CDS encoding NF038396 family protein, translating to MLKKPETLFVLGYMLLPLLALLSAIVGLTMILGGNKIAGAIVLVVVTQAFAFGAFFALRARKTSLLEETDRG from the coding sequence ATGCTGAAGAAACCCGAAACCCTGTTCGTCCTGGGGTACATGCTCCTCCCCCTGCTGGCGCTGCTGTCCGCGATCGTTGGGCTCACCATGATCCTGGGAGGCAACAAGATCGCCGGCGCCATCGTGCTGGTAGTGGTGACGCAGGCCTTCGCCTTCGGTGCGTTCTTTGCCCTGCGCGCCCGCAAAACCTCACTGCTCGAAGAGACCGACCGGGGCTAG
- the asd gene encoding aspartate-semialdehyde dehydrogenase, with amino-acid sequence MTTAATPSVGLVGWRGMVGSVLMQRMQDEGDFANINPVFFSTSNAGGAAPSFADGAGKLENAFDLDTLAKLPIIVTAQGGDYTKQVHGELRGRGWDGLWIDAASTLRMNDDSIIVLDPINRDVIDKGLVNGTKDFIGGNCTVSCMLMGLGGLFKNGLVEWGTSMTYQAASGGGARHMRELLSQFGTLNAEVSTELDDPASAILEIDRKVLAHQRTDIDATQFGVPLAGSLIPWIDADLGNGQSKEEWKAGVETNKILGTSEENHVIMDGLCVRIGAMRSHSQALTLKLREDLSVAEIEKLLAEDNEWAKVVPNTKEASMADLTPVAASGTLDIPVGRIRKMEMGPNYISAFTVGDQLLWGAAEPLRRMLNIATGNL; translated from the coding sequence ATGACTACAGCAGCTACCCCTTCTGTCGGCCTGGTCGGATGGCGCGGCATGGTGGGCTCCGTCCTCATGCAGCGCATGCAGGACGAGGGCGACTTCGCCAACATCAACCCGGTGTTCTTCTCCACGTCCAACGCGGGAGGTGCCGCCCCGTCCTTCGCTGACGGCGCAGGCAAGCTCGAGAACGCGTTTGACCTCGACACCCTGGCGAAGCTGCCCATTATTGTCACCGCCCAGGGCGGGGACTACACCAAGCAGGTCCACGGCGAACTGCGCGGCCGCGGCTGGGACGGCCTCTGGATTGATGCCGCCTCCACGCTGCGCATGAACGACGACTCGATCATCGTCCTGGACCCCATCAACCGCGATGTGATCGACAAGGGCCTGGTCAACGGCACCAAGGACTTCATCGGCGGCAACTGCACCGTCTCCTGCATGCTCATGGGTCTCGGCGGACTGTTCAAGAACGGCCTCGTCGAATGGGGCACGTCCATGACCTACCAGGCTGCCTCCGGCGGCGGCGCCCGCCACATGCGTGAGCTCCTCAGCCAGTTCGGCACGCTCAACGCCGAAGTCAGCACCGAACTTGATGACCCGGCTTCGGCGATCCTTGAGATCGACCGCAAGGTCCTGGCCCACCAGCGCACCGACATCGACGCTACCCAGTTCGGCGTTCCGCTGGCCGGCTCTTTGATCCCCTGGATCGACGCGGACCTGGGCAACGGCCAGTCCAAGGAAGAGTGGAAGGCCGGGGTTGAGACCAACAAGATCCTGGGCACCTCCGAGGAAAACCACGTGATCATGGACGGGCTGTGCGTCCGGATCGGCGCCATGCGCTCCCACTCCCAGGCACTGACTCTGAAGCTTCGCGAGGACCTCTCCGTTGCCGAGATCGAAAAGCTGCTGGCCGAGGACAACGAGTGGGCCAAGGTGGTTCCAAACACCAAGGAAGCCTCCATGGCCGACCTGACCCCCGTGGCCGCTTCCGGCACCCTGGACATCCCCGTGGGCCGCATCCGCAAGATGGAGATGGGCCCCAACTACATCAGCGCCTTCACCGTGGGCGACCAGCTGCTCTGGGGTGCCGCCGAGCCGCTGCGCCGCATGCTGAACATCGCCACCGGCAACCTGTAA
- a CDS encoding winged helix DNA-binding domain-containing protein: MSPTAVRLTRNVMGRLRLASQGLTAAGPAPLSRLGGAVPGSAEDVVRWMTAMQAQDLQASLWAVGVRLPGSGLGEVRAALHAGSIVRSWPMRGTLHLVAPEDLGWMLDLTAERLTRSIAARHRELAITWADIEASRDVALARIAAGGPVSRADLFKEFDAAGQPTAGQRGIHILGTLCRHGWLVQGPLAGNQQLLVAFDEWIPVSRRLERAESVAEFLLRYIRSHGPATVRDFAWWTQIPLTEARAALDAVRSQIVEVEFDGAGYWISPETAGLLDSSVPGARSVLLLPGFDEFVLGYQDRSPVLAPEHFNSIVPGGNGVFKKTVVAAGEVVGTWAREGTGRGAAVVPELFAGTRPLGPAAQAALAKAARRYLEFLDT, from the coding sequence ATGTCACCAACGGCCGTGCGGCTGACCCGCAACGTCATGGGCCGGCTCCGCCTGGCGTCCCAGGGGCTCACGGCTGCCGGGCCGGCGCCATTGAGCCGACTTGGCGGTGCTGTTCCCGGCTCCGCCGAGGACGTGGTGCGCTGGATGACGGCGATGCAGGCGCAGGACCTGCAGGCGTCCCTGTGGGCCGTGGGCGTGCGGCTCCCCGGATCGGGCCTGGGTGAGGTCCGTGCCGCCCTTCATGCCGGCTCGATCGTCCGTTCCTGGCCCATGCGCGGAACCCTGCACCTTGTGGCCCCCGAGGACCTCGGCTGGATGCTGGACCTCACTGCCGAGCGCCTCACCAGGAGCATCGCTGCCCGGCACCGGGAACTGGCCATCACCTGGGCCGATATCGAGGCGAGCCGTGATGTGGCGCTGGCCCGGATCGCCGCGGGTGGCCCGGTCAGCCGTGCAGACCTGTTCAAGGAGTTCGACGCCGCGGGCCAGCCAACTGCCGGCCAGCGGGGCATCCACATCCTGGGCACGCTGTGCCGGCACGGCTGGCTGGTGCAGGGGCCGCTGGCGGGAAACCAGCAGCTGTTGGTGGCCTTCGACGAATGGATTCCGGTGTCGCGGCGCCTCGAGCGGGCCGAGTCGGTGGCCGAGTTCCTGCTGCGCTACATCCGAAGCCACGGTCCCGCAACCGTGCGGGACTTCGCTTGGTGGACGCAGATCCCGCTGACCGAGGCCAGGGCCGCTCTTGACGCCGTCCGCAGCCAGATAGTGGAGGTCGAGTTCGACGGCGCGGGCTACTGGATCTCACCGGAAACGGCCGGCCTGCTGGACAGCTCCGTCCCGGGGGCCAGGTCGGTCCTGCTGCTGCCCGGCTTCGACGAGTTCGTCCTCGGCTACCAGGACCGCAGCCCCGTCCTTGCGCCGGAGCACTTCAACAGCATCGTTCCCGGCGGCAACGGGGTCTTCAAGAAGACTGTGGTTGCGGCGGGGGAGGTGGTGGGCACCTGGGCGCGGGAAGGCACGGGCCGTGGTGCCGCCGTCGTACCCGAACTCTTTGCCGGGACCCGGCCGTTGGGACCGGCAGCGCAGGCGGCCCTGGCAAAGGCCGCCCGCCGGTACCTTGAGTTCCTGGACACCTAA